The genomic region GGCCACGTAGCGGCGGTTTGTCAAGGAACGCGCCAGCGGGTACGCGAATAGGTTTTTTGTGGAAAACCACGATTGTCCACACGCAAATTGTGGAAAACTTTTCCACAATTTGGGATTTTCGGGCAGTTTTTGCCTCTTTTCGGGAATACAGGGCGCTGAACGTGATTATCTGGCAATGAAAATTTAACACGTAAAAAATGCCAGAGCAGTGTCTGGCAAGCCGGTCAAGGAGGGTATATTTGGTGCTCCAACCTGCCGCCGACCACCGCCAACAGCCCCGAACATTCTGGTTGGCCCGTTGGTTTCTGGCTTCCCGGCGCTGCCCCCGCCCGTGGGGCACTTAGATCCTTTCACCCGTATTGCTTTCAGCTATGGAACCGTTGCTCACTGAGAATCCCAACCGATTTGTCCTCTTCCCCATCCAGCACAACGACGTGTGGCAGATGTACAAGAAGGCGGAAGCCTCGTTCTGGACGGCCGAGGAAATTGACCTCTCCCAGGACCAGAAAGACTGGGAAGCCCTCAGCGACAACGAGCGGCACTTTATCAGCCACGTGCTGGCCTTCTTTGCAGCTTCCGACGGCATCGTGAACGAGAACCTGGCGGTGAACTTCATGCAGGAAGTGCAGATGGCTGAGGCCCGCTGCTTCTATGGCTTCCAGGTGATGATGGAAAACATCCACTCCGAAACCTACTCGCTGCTGATCGACACATATATCAAAGACCCCAAGCAGAAGGATTACCTCTTCAACGCCCTGGAAACGGTGCCGTGCGTGAAGAAGAAGGGCGACTGGGCCATCAAGTGGATCAACTCGGAGAACTTCACCGAGCGCCTAATTGCTTTTGCGGCGGTGGAAGGCATCTTCTTCTCGGGCTCGTTCTGCAGCATTTTCTGGCTGAAGAAGCGCGGCCTGATGCCCGGCCTCACGTTCTCCAACGAGCTGATTTCCCGCGACGAAGGCCTACACTGCGACTTCGCCTGCCTGCTCTACAAAGACCACCTGCAGAACAAGCTGCCCGAAGCCCGCGTGCACGAAATCATCCAGGACGCCGTGCAGATTGAGCAGGAGTTCGTGACCGATGCGCTGCCCGTGAACCTGATTGGCATGAATGCCAAGACGATGAGCCAGTACATCGAGTTTGTGGCCGACCGCCTGCTGGAATCGTTGGGCTACAGCAAGATCTACGGCGCCTCCAATCCCTTCGACTTCATGGAAATGATTTCGCTGCAGGGCAAAACCAACTTCTTCGAGAAGCGTGTGGCCGAGTACCAGAAGGCCGGCGTGATGAGCGAGCGAACCGAAAACGCCTTCTCGCTGGACGAGGACTTTTAAGCTTTTTTCACTCCGCGCAGAAAGCGTGTTCTCAGGAGCTGTTTGCTTCCGGGGACACGCTTTTTGCTGCCCGTTCGGGCCCGGCCAATACCAATTCTTTGCAATCCGCCAACCCCATTTTTGGGCGCCGGCCGAGGCTATATAGCCGCCACCGGATTCCGAAAAAGCCCCTGATCTGCATTGCGTTAGGCTTATGTGGAAAACTTCTGAAAAGAAGGTTTGTCCTACAGCCCAGATAGAAATAACTTCCGCTATCAATGGATACCGCGCCGTTACGAGCGGGCCTCCTTCGAGCTGATTCCGACCTGCCGCCTCCCGTTGGAGCGGCTATGCCCATACCCCAACACTCCCCACATCAACTGCTACGCTTATGTTGGTACTCAAACGCGACGGCCGCCGCGAATCCGTGAAGTTCGATAAGGTTACGGCCCGCATCGAGAAGCTTTGCTACGGTCTCAACCAGAACTTCATTTCCCCGATTGAGGTAGCCAAAAAGGTTATCGACGGTATCTACGATGGCGTGACCACCGTGGAGCTCGACAACCTGGCCGCTGAAACCGCTGCCTCGCTCACCACCAAGCACCCCGACTACGCCATCCTGGCCGCGCGCATTGCCGTGAGCAACCTGCACAAGGTCACCAGCAAGTCGTTCAGCAGCACCATGAAGCGGCTGCACACCTACGAGGACCCCAAGACCGGCGAAAACGCTTCCCTCGTGGCCCAGGACGTGTGGGAAATCGTGCACGCTCACGCCGCTACGCTGGATTCGGCCATCATCTACGACCGGGACTATAACTACGACTACTTCGGCTTCAAGACGCTGGAGCGCAGCTACCTGCTCCGCTTGGATGGCAAGGTGGTGGAGCGGCCCCAGCACATGCTGATGCGCGTGGCCATTGGCATCCACAAGGAGGATATTGCCGCCGCCATTGAAACCTACGAGCTGATGAGCGAGCGGTGGTTCACGCACGCCACGCCTACGCTGTTCAACGCCGGCACGCCCAAGCCCCAGCTCAGCTCCTGCTTCCTGCTCACGATGAAGGACGACTCCATCGAGGGCATTTACGACACGCTGAAGAACTGTGCGTTGATTTCGCAGAGCGCCGGCGGGATTGGCCTGGCCGTGCACAATGTGCGCGCCACCGGCACCTACATCAAAGGCACCAACGGCACCTCCAACGGCCTCGTGCCCATGTTGAAGGTGTTCAACGACACGGCCCGCTACGTGGACCAGGGCGGCGGCAAGCGCAAAGGCGCCTTCGCCATCTACCTGGAGCCCTGGCACGCCGACATCATCGACTTCCTGGACCTCAAGAAAAACCACGGCAAGGAGGAGATGCGTGCCCGCGACCTGTTCTTCGCCCTCTGGACGCCCGACCTGTTCATGAAGCGCGTGGAGCAGAACGGCGACTGGACCCTGATGTGCCCCCACGAGTGCCCCGGCCTGGATACCACCTACGGTGAGGAGTTCGAGAAGCTCTACCAGAAGTATGAGCGCGAAGGCAAAGGCCGCCGCACCATGAAGGCCCAGGAGCTATGGTTCGCCATTCTGGAAAGCCAGACCGAGACCGGCACGCCCTACATGCTGTTCAAGGACGCCGCCAACAGCAAGAGCAACCAGAAAAACCTCGGCACCATCAAGAGCTCCAACCTCTGCACCGAGATTATGGAGTACACCGACGAGAACGAAATTGCCGTGTGCAACCTCGCCTCGCTGGCCCTCCCCCGCTACGTGCGCCCCGACGACGCCGGCAATCTGTTCTTCGACCATAAGAAGCTCTACGACGTTACGTACCACGCCACGCTGAACCTGAACAAGGTTATCGACATCAATTACTACCCCGTGATTGAGGCCGAGCGCAGCAACCGCCGCCACCGCCCCATCGGGCTGGGCGTGCAAGGGCTGGCCGATACGTTCATTGCCCTGCGCATGCCGTTCGAGAGCGACGAAGCCAGCGGCCTGAACAAGGACATCTTCGAGACCATCTACTTCGCGGCCATGACGGCCTCCAAGGACCTGGCCATGCGCGACGGCCACTACGAAACCTTCCCGGGCTCGCCGCTGAGCGAAGGCAAATTCCAGTTCGACCTCTGGAACGTGCAGCCCGACTCCGGCCGCTGGGATTGGGACACACTGCGCGCCCAGGTGATGGAGCACGGCGTGCGCAACTCGCTGCTGGTAGCGCCCATGCCGACGGCCTCCACGGCCCAGATTCTGGGTAACAACGAGTCGTTTGAGCCCTACACCTCCAACATCTATGTGCGCCGCGTGCTGAGCGGCGAGTTCATGGTGGTGAACAAGCACCTGCTGAAAGACCTGGTGAAGCTGGGCCTGTGGAACGAGCAGATGAAGAACGCCATCATTGCCGCCAACGGCTCGGTGCAGGACATCCCCACCATCCCGCAGAACATCAAGGACCTGTACAAAACGGTGTGGGAGATTTCGCAGCGCCGCATCATTGATATGTCGGCCGACCGGGGCGCCTACATCTGCCAGAGCCAGAGCCTGAACCTGCACGTGCTGAACGTGAACTTCGGCAAGCTCACCAGCATGCACTTCCACTCGTGGAAGAAGGGCCTGAAAACCGGCATGTACTACCTGCGCACCAAAGCCGCCGCCGACGCCATCAAGTTCACGGTGCAGAAGCAAGCCGCCGAGACCCTGGAGCCGCTGAACGTATCGGCCCAGAACGCCTCCGACATGGCCTGCTCCCTGGATGATCCGGACGGCTGCGAGGCTTGCGGGTCGTAATACTAAAACATTAGGAGTAGACTGGTATGCTAATTAGTTTACCAATCTACTCCTAGCGTTTTAGCAAGATGACAAAAAGCGTCACGGCTATTTTGTAACTTGTTGACGTGGATCTTACTCGCCATTCAACCCTATTGGGAGCCTATAGAAAGACGTAAAAATTAGCAAATCACAGCAGTCAGACATTTGCTGCGGGTGGGGCAAAAAGAAACCCAGTTGAGTTCGTACCTCAACTGGGCTCTAGACGGGATAGTCCTGGCTAGTATTCTTTTCTCCAAACTTCATATACCCATGAAGCAGGCCGAAAAAGCCGACCACCCAGATTATGTTGAAGTGTTCACCCCGTACATTACGATTAAAGGCGTGAGGCGCTATCGTAAAGACGGTAAGATGTGGCATTTCTACGCAAAGCGTAGATAGCTTCAACATAACCAAGAGGAGGTACCCTAAAGGGTATCTCCTTTTCGGTTTTAGTTAAATGTATGCGGATTCATCGGATAAAGACAAACTGTATCGTAAAAAGTTATACAGATTGCTTATAAAGCACAATAAGTTTCCCATCTGGCGCGAGTGTACCACAGCCTAACCCATAACCAGCCCTTAGGTGGAGATTATACCTCCACTGCCGCAACGCGGCAAACCGGCACCGCGCCGCCTGGAGAAATCCGGGCGGCGTCTTTCGTTTGGGCGGGGGCCGCTACCTTGCCGCCGTGCGCTACCCAACTGTTTCCACTCCCTCCTACGCCTGGCCCCTTCGGCTGGTGGTGGCCATCTACGCCGCGTGCTTCCTGATTGGCACCTACACCCACGCGGCCAGCATTCTGCGGCGGGGGCTGCTGGCGTTTCCGGTGCCGGTGGGCATCGGGGTGTTCTGGGATGCCCTGACGCTGCTCGACCCGCTAGCGGCGGGGCTGGTCTGGTGGCGGCCGCGCATAGGCGTGCCGCTGGCGGCAGGCATTATGGCGGTGGATATCAGCGTGAACACCCACGTGTACCTGGCAGGCTACTTCGGGCCGGCAGTAGCGGGACTGGTGCCGCTGAGTTTGCTGGAGCAGGCGCTGTTTGGCGTGTTCGTGTTCGTGACGGCGCCGGCCATATACCGGCAGGTGGCGCGGCCGCATGCGCTGCCGGGCTAGCAGGTATACCCGGCCGGCGCGGCCGCTTGCCGAAGCGGTACGTATAAGGCCGTTTCGGGCGAGGCTGCTGTGCCCGCTCTTACTCTGCTTTACGATGAAACCGCACGTAATCTGCCACATGATGAGCTCCCTCGATGGGCGCATCATCCTCAGCCGCTGGGGCGCCAAACCCAACACCCAGGAGTACGAAACTACCGCCGCCACCTTCGGGGCCGATGCCTGGCTGGTGGGCCGCGTCACGATGGAAAAGGACTTCACCGACGGCCTCGCCCCCGACCTGCAGCCCGCCCCCGAGCCCCTGCCCCGCACCGACTACGTGGCCGAACACGGCGCCACCTCGTTTGCGGTGGCAATAGATGCACACGGCAAGCTGGGCTGGGAGTCGGCCGCCATCGACGACGACCACGTCATCAGTGTCCTCACCGAGCAGGTCAGCGACGAGTATCTGGCCTATTTGCGCCGGGTGGGCGTATCGTACGTGTTCGGCGGGGCCCAGGAGCTGGATCTGGCGCTGGTGCTGGACAAGCTGGGGGAGCTGTTTCCCATCAAAACGCTGCTGCTGGAAGGCGGCGGCCACGTCAACGGCTCCTTGCTGCGCGCCGGCCTGATAGACGAGCTGAGCCTCCTGCACTACCCGGTGGTGGACGGCGCGGCCTCCTCGCCCACCATGTTCGAGCAGGGCGAGCAGCCCGGCCCACCCCGGCAGTTTGCGCT from Hymenobacter canadensis harbors:
- a CDS encoding ribonucleoside-diphosphate reductase small subunit, coding for MEPLLTENPNRFVLFPIQHNDVWQMYKKAEASFWTAEEIDLSQDQKDWEALSDNERHFISHVLAFFAASDGIVNENLAVNFMQEVQMAEARCFYGFQVMMENIHSETYSLLIDTYIKDPKQKDYLFNALETVPCVKKKGDWAIKWINSENFTERLIAFAAVEGIFFSGSFCSIFWLKKRGLMPGLTFSNELISRDEGLHCDFACLLYKDHLQNKLPEARVHEIIQDAVQIEQEFVTDALPVNLIGMNAKTMSQYIEFVADRLLESLGYSKIYGASNPFDFMEMISLQGKTNFFEKRVAEYQKAGVMSERTENAFSLDEDF
- a CDS encoding ribonucleoside-diphosphate reductase subunit alpha; translated protein: MLVLKRDGRRESVKFDKVTARIEKLCYGLNQNFISPIEVAKKVIDGIYDGVTTVELDNLAAETAASLTTKHPDYAILAARIAVSNLHKVTSKSFSSTMKRLHTYEDPKTGENASLVAQDVWEIVHAHAATLDSAIIYDRDYNYDYFGFKTLERSYLLRLDGKVVERPQHMLMRVAIGIHKEDIAAAIETYELMSERWFTHATPTLFNAGTPKPQLSSCFLLTMKDDSIEGIYDTLKNCALISQSAGGIGLAVHNVRATGTYIKGTNGTSNGLVPMLKVFNDTARYVDQGGGKRKGAFAIYLEPWHADIIDFLDLKKNHGKEEMRARDLFFALWTPDLFMKRVEQNGDWTLMCPHECPGLDTTYGEEFEKLYQKYEREGKGRRTMKAQELWFAILESQTETGTPYMLFKDAANSKSNQKNLGTIKSSNLCTEIMEYTDENEIAVCNLASLALPRYVRPDDAGNLFFDHKKLYDVTYHATLNLNKVIDINYYPVIEAERSNRRHRPIGLGVQGLADTFIALRMPFESDEASGLNKDIFETIYFAAMTASKDLAMRDGHYETFPGSPLSEGKFQFDLWNVQPDSGRWDWDTLRAQVMEHGVRNSLLVAPMPTASTAQILGNNESFEPYTSNIYVRRVLSGEFMVVNKHLLKDLVKLGLWNEQMKNAIIAANGSVQDIPTIPQNIKDLYKTVWEISQRRIIDMSADRGAYICQSQSLNLHVLNVNFGKLTSMHFHSWKKGLKTGMYYLRTKAAADAIKFTVQKQAAETLEPLNVSAQNASDMACSLDDPDGCEACGS
- a CDS encoding RibD family protein; this translates as MKPHVICHMMSSLDGRIILSRWGAKPNTQEYETTAATFGADAWLVGRVTMEKDFTDGLAPDLQPAPEPLPRTDYVAEHGATSFAVAIDAHGKLGWESAAIDDDHVISVLTEQVSDEYLAYLRRVGVSYVFGGAQELDLALVLDKLGELFPIKTLLLEGGGHVNGSLLRAGLIDELSLLHYPVVDGAASSPTMFEQGEQPGPPRQFALLSVEQRPGGILWLRYKAGPAG